One genomic window of Paenarthrobacter ureafaciens includes the following:
- a CDS encoding amidohydrolase family protein, with protein sequence MPNIVEFSGPVLVSAHEERRGLWSVDGRLTFSRPEAAPDTVLEGWVLPGFVDAHCHIGLGAGGAVDEATTLEQARTDLSAGTLLVRDAGSPANTRWVQQRTDLPRLIRAGRHIARSRRYLRGLGHEVEPEQLVETVRKEARDGDGWVKLVGDWIDRGVGDLAPSFPAAVVKDAIAAAHDEGARVTAHCFAEETLDDMLDAGIDCIEHATGLLPRHIPRLVEQGVPIVPTLVNIATFPDIAAQAGPKFPDYAQHMTALWERRRERVLEAYEAGVSIYAGTDAGSVIKHGRIADEMQELHDAGLPPSAVLEAAAWGARRWLGAEGVSEGASADVVLCREDPRRALATVRELSHVVLRGTIVR encoded by the coding sequence ATGCCGAACATCGTTGAATTCAGCGGTCCGGTGCTGGTTTCCGCGCATGAGGAACGCCGGGGCCTGTGGTCCGTGGACGGCCGCCTGACCTTCAGCCGTCCGGAAGCTGCCCCGGATACCGTGCTGGAGGGCTGGGTCCTGCCCGGATTCGTTGATGCCCACTGCCACATTGGCCTGGGAGCCGGCGGGGCAGTGGATGAGGCCACCACCCTGGAGCAGGCCCGTACCGATTTGTCCGCCGGGACGCTGCTGGTCCGTGATGCCGGCTCCCCGGCCAATACGAGGTGGGTCCAGCAGCGTACGGACCTGCCAAGGCTGATCCGGGCGGGACGGCACATTGCGAGGAGCCGGCGCTACCTGCGCGGCCTCGGACACGAGGTGGAGCCGGAGCAGCTGGTGGAGACCGTTCGAAAGGAAGCGCGCGACGGCGACGGTTGGGTCAAGCTGGTTGGCGACTGGATCGACCGCGGCGTGGGAGACCTGGCGCCTTCTTTTCCGGCGGCGGTGGTCAAGGACGCCATCGCTGCAGCCCACGACGAGGGCGCACGGGTAACCGCGCATTGCTTCGCGGAAGAAACCTTGGATGACATGCTCGATGCCGGCATCGACTGCATCGAACATGCCACCGGGCTCCTGCCGCGGCACATCCCGCGGCTTGTGGAACAGGGTGTCCCGATCGTTCCCACCCTGGTCAACATTGCCACGTTCCCCGATATCGCGGCCCAGGCCGGGCCCAAGTTCCCCGACTACGCGCAGCACATGACCGCATTGTGGGAGCGCCGGCGCGAACGGGTCCTCGAGGCCTATGAAGCCGGTGTTTCCATCTATGCCGGCACTGATGCCGGGAGCGTTATCAAGCATGGCCGCATAGCCGACGAGATGCAGGAACTGCACGACGCCGGCCTGCCGCCTTCAGCGGTCCTCGAGGCTGCTGCGTGGGGCGCCCGGAGGTGGCTGGGAGCCGAGGGCGTCAGCGAAGGGGCGAGTGCCGACGTCGTGCTTTGCAGGGAGGATCCCCGCCGCGCCCTGGCTACCGTGCGTGAACTTAGCCACGTGGTTCTGCGGGGCACCATCGTTCGTTAG
- the lepB gene encoding signal peptidase I, whose amino-acid sequence MDTAERQPRKQGWRFALLALVLAVAISGLVRSLWIDVYYIPSESMEPLLETGDRILVSRTAFSDEPIARGDVVVFDGRGSFAPLSSGKGPLVDAVNAAGQWFGLIGSDTTYVKRVLGIPGDHVQCCDDAGRVTVNGQAVEEPYLFPGDEPSKQKFDVVVPEGRLWLMGDHRSRSADSRALLGAPGGGMVPIDRVIGKPVRIIWPLDRFAEMPRYPQATPTKNGH is encoded by the coding sequence ATGGACACAGCAGAACGCCAGCCCCGGAAACAGGGCTGGCGTTTTGCGTTGCTGGCGCTGGTGCTCGCGGTGGCCATCAGCGGCCTGGTCCGGTCGCTGTGGATCGACGTCTATTACATCCCGTCCGAATCCATGGAACCGCTCCTGGAAACAGGCGACAGGATCCTTGTATCCAGGACGGCCTTCAGCGATGAACCCATTGCCCGGGGCGACGTCGTGGTTTTCGACGGCCGCGGTTCCTTTGCCCCGCTCAGCAGTGGAAAGGGTCCCTTGGTGGACGCCGTCAACGCCGCCGGGCAGTGGTTCGGCCTGATAGGCAGCGATACCACCTATGTGAAGCGGGTCCTGGGTATTCCCGGTGACCACGTGCAGTGCTGCGATGACGCCGGACGCGTGACGGTCAACGGCCAGGCCGTTGAGGAGCCCTACCTCTTTCCGGGCGACGAGCCGAGTAAGCAAAAGTTCGACGTCGTTGTGCCCGAGGGGCGCTTGTGGCTGATGGGCGACCACCGTTCCCGTTCCGCCGATTCCAGGGCGCTGCTGGGGGCGCCAGGTGGCGGTATGGTTCCGATCGACCGGGTTATCGGTAAGCCGGTCCGGATTATCTGGCCACTTGATAGATTTGCAGAGATGCCTCGCTACCCGCAGGCCACCCCGACAAAGAACGGACACTAA
- a CDS encoding VOC family protein, with the protein MTTPSSQDLLPAELTMGTVMLRVGDMKVMSDYYQRALGLQVIAEQDGGLYLGRLGKPVVHLAPAAGLQLPGRGEAGLFHTAVLFEDQASLAATIATAAQYEPRAFVGSADHLVSEAFYFTDPEGNGIELYYDKPRNVWQWDGKNVVMDNVALPPQAYLQQHLSEAAIVGQQGAAAGIGHVHLQVGDVSTAQKFYVDTLGFEKTAGWHGQALFVSAGGYHHHMAMNVWNSRGAGPRKDTLGLGEVLIEVPSNDDVAALADRLRVAGLQSHHTGLELRFEDPWRNQLRVAVR; encoded by the coding sequence ATGACCACGCCATCCAGCCAGGACCTCCTGCCAGCCGAACTCACCATGGGCACTGTCATGCTCAGGGTCGGCGACATGAAGGTGATGAGCGACTATTACCAGCGCGCCCTCGGCCTGCAGGTCATAGCGGAGCAGGACGGCGGCCTGTACCTGGGCCGCCTGGGGAAGCCGGTGGTCCATCTGGCTCCCGCAGCGGGCTTGCAGCTGCCCGGGCGCGGGGAAGCGGGGCTGTTCCACACCGCAGTCCTGTTCGAGGACCAAGCGTCCCTCGCCGCCACCATTGCCACGGCCGCGCAGTACGAACCCCGCGCGTTCGTTGGCAGCGCTGACCACTTGGTGAGCGAAGCCTTCTACTTCACCGACCCCGAAGGCAACGGCATCGAGTTGTACTACGACAAGCCGAGGAACGTCTGGCAATGGGACGGCAAGAACGTGGTCATGGACAACGTGGCGCTGCCTCCGCAGGCGTACCTCCAGCAACACCTGAGCGAGGCCGCCATCGTGGGGCAGCAGGGGGCCGCAGCCGGGATCGGGCACGTCCACCTCCAGGTGGGCGATGTTTCCACAGCGCAGAAGTTCTACGTTGACACCCTTGGCTTTGAAAAGACCGCGGGGTGGCATGGCCAGGCGCTGTTCGTCTCGGCGGGCGGCTACCACCATCACATGGCCATGAACGTCTGGAACAGCAGGGGAGCGGGCCCGCGCAAGGACACTCTGGGCCTGGGTGAAGTGCTCATCGAAGTCCCGTCGAATGATGACGTCGCAGCGCTCGCCGACCGTCTCCGCGTGGCCGGCCTGCAAAGCCACCACACCGGCCTTGAGCTCCGCTTCGAGGATCCGTGGCGCAACCAGCTGCGGGTTGCCGTCCGCTGA
- a CDS encoding YifB family Mg chelatase-like AAA ATPase, whose product MAVGRSYGVALVGLNGYIVEVEADIGQTLPAFVILGLPDAALNEAKERIRSAARNSGIPLSRRKITANLIPASLPKRGSGFDLAIAMAAFQAAEDVRSTSGTVFIAELGLDGRLRPVRGILPAVMAAVNAGYPDIVVAEANAAEARLVPGAHVRGYTTLARLAYDFGADPKELALDFDPPAEDAPEGDGCTEALPPDLSDVSGQSEARQALEVAAAGGHHMLLTGPPGAGKTMLAERLPGLLPDLGDTAAMEVTAIHSLAAVRSSPVTLIRRPPFESPHHSATAAAIIGGGSGLPRPGAASRAHRGVLFLDETPEFERRVLDALRQPLENGALVIHRSAGTAAYPARFQLVLAANPCPCGNASGKGKDCTCTPLMRRRYFGRMSGPLLDRVDIQLQVDRVSMADFGHSGTEESTSDVALRVMAARQRQVDRLREYGFETNAQVPGRVLRGGLRLQPGTTRILDTALERGILTARGYDRVLRLAWTLADLDHADAPAPDHVGQALGLRQANAMP is encoded by the coding sequence ATGGCCGTCGGGCGCAGCTACGGAGTAGCCCTCGTGGGGCTGAACGGCTACATCGTGGAAGTCGAGGCCGATATCGGCCAAACGCTCCCCGCCTTTGTGATCCTGGGTCTTCCGGACGCTGCGTTGAATGAGGCCAAGGAACGGATCCGGTCTGCTGCCAGGAACTCCGGGATTCCCTTGAGCAGGCGGAAGATCACCGCCAACCTGATCCCCGCATCGCTGCCGAAACGGGGTTCGGGGTTTGACCTTGCTATTGCCATGGCGGCATTCCAGGCTGCCGAGGACGTCAGGTCAACCAGCGGCACGGTGTTCATCGCCGAACTGGGCCTGGACGGCAGGCTGAGGCCCGTGAGGGGTATCCTGCCCGCCGTCATGGCTGCGGTGAATGCGGGCTACCCGGACATTGTGGTGGCCGAAGCAAACGCAGCAGAGGCCAGGTTGGTGCCGGGCGCGCACGTCCGCGGGTACACCACGCTCGCGCGGCTGGCCTACGATTTTGGCGCAGATCCCAAAGAGCTGGCTTTGGACTTTGACCCACCAGCGGAGGACGCGCCTGAGGGAGACGGCTGCACGGAAGCCCTGCCGCCCGACCTGAGCGACGTATCCGGCCAATCCGAAGCGCGGCAGGCATTGGAGGTCGCAGCGGCCGGTGGTCACCACATGCTGCTGACCGGACCTCCGGGGGCCGGTAAGACAATGCTCGCAGAACGTCTCCCGGGCCTTCTTCCGGACCTTGGGGACACAGCTGCCATGGAAGTGACGGCAATCCATTCCCTTGCGGCTGTGCGGTCTTCACCCGTGACGTTGATTCGGCGGCCGCCCTTCGAGAGTCCACACCACAGCGCTACAGCAGCCGCGATCATCGGCGGCGGATCGGGCCTGCCCCGCCCCGGGGCGGCTTCGCGGGCACACAGGGGCGTGCTGTTCCTTGACGAAACACCCGAGTTTGAACGCAGGGTCCTCGATGCCCTTCGCCAACCGTTGGAGAACGGGGCCCTCGTCATTCATCGCTCCGCCGGGACAGCTGCCTATCCTGCGCGGTTTCAGCTGGTCTTGGCGGCCAACCCCTGTCCCTGTGGCAATGCTTCCGGCAAGGGCAAAGACTGCACGTGTACGCCGTTGATGCGCAGGAGGTACTTTGGCCGGATGTCCGGCCCCCTGTTGGACCGGGTGGACATCCAGTTGCAGGTGGACCGTGTCTCGATGGCCGATTTCGGGCACAGCGGTACCGAGGAGAGCACATCCGATGTGGCCCTCCGGGTCATGGCGGCCAGGCAGCGTCAGGTGGACCGGCTCCGGGAGTACGGCTTCGAGACCAACGCGCAGGTGCCGGGGCGTGTGCTGCGCGGCGGACTGCGCCTTCAGCCAGGGACCACCAGGATTCTGGACACGGCGCTGGAACGGGGGATCCTGACGGCCCGGGGGTATGACCGCGTCCTCCGTTTGGCATGGACTTTGGCCGACTTGGACCACGCGGATGCGCCGGCACCGGACCACGTCGGGCAAGCCTTGGGCTTGCGCCAAGCGAACGCAATGCCATGA
- a CDS encoding ribonuclease HII — protein sequence MATAANRTKGTAPAKAKAKLKGGLKARAKQVVEFPTLDVERTFLASGARLLAGVDEVGRGALAGPVSVGIAVVNLEDHPLLADVRDSKLLKPEDRDRLEPLVREWAVASAVGHASSQEIDSIGIIAALRLAGTRAWCEILSGGITPDVVLLDGSHNWLSPEVQVSLFDAAPEGPGCEAPVHTRIKADMSCLSVAAASVLAKVARDRIMVDLHAEVPAYGWNENKGYATPAHREVIRTRGPSAYHRTSWHLTGPEVS from the coding sequence ATGGCAACGGCAGCAAACCGAACCAAAGGCACGGCCCCGGCCAAGGCAAAGGCGAAACTCAAAGGCGGCCTGAAGGCCAGGGCGAAGCAGGTTGTGGAATTTCCCACTCTGGACGTCGAACGCACCTTCCTGGCCTCCGGTGCCCGGCTCCTCGCCGGCGTTGACGAGGTGGGCCGGGGTGCGCTGGCAGGTCCGGTAAGTGTTGGAATTGCCGTGGTGAACCTTGAGGATCATCCGCTGCTGGCCGACGTCCGGGACAGCAAGCTCCTCAAGCCCGAGGACAGGGACAGGTTGGAGCCCTTGGTCAGGGAGTGGGCTGTTGCCAGCGCGGTGGGGCATGCCTCGTCGCAGGAAATCGACTCGATCGGGATCATCGCCGCCCTTCGCCTTGCCGGCACCCGGGCATGGTGCGAGATCCTCTCCGGAGGCATCACGCCGGATGTGGTGTTGTTGGATGGCAGCCACAATTGGCTTTCTCCTGAAGTCCAGGTTTCGCTGTTCGACGCGGCGCCGGAGGGGCCCGGCTGTGAGGCTCCGGTCCACACCCGTATCAAGGCGGACATGAGCTGCTTGAGCGTGGCCGCAGCCAGTGTCTTGGCCAAAGTCGCCAGGGACCGCATCATGGTTGATTTGCACGCCGAGGTTCCGGCGTACGGATGGAATGAAAACAAGGGCTACGCCACTCCCGCGCACCGTGAGGTTATCCGGACCCGGGGCCCAAGCGCGTACCACCGGACAAGCTGGCATCTGACGGGCCCGGAGGTCTCTTGA
- a CDS encoding YraN family protein, with product MVLMRAKDVLGREGESVAAAFLEGQGMQVVDRNWRCGEGEIDIVALDGDTLVIAEVKTRRNVAFGHPFEAVGPEKLARLHRLTSSWCRERGVNPSRRRVDVVGVIHDGVGSPHVEHLRDVC from the coding sequence GTGGTGCTCATGCGAGCAAAGGACGTTCTTGGCCGCGAAGGCGAAAGCGTGGCCGCTGCATTTCTTGAAGGCCAGGGAATGCAGGTTGTCGATCGCAATTGGCGGTGCGGGGAAGGCGAAATAGACATCGTCGCCCTTGACGGCGACACCCTGGTCATCGCCGAGGTGAAGACCAGGCGAAACGTGGCCTTCGGCCATCCCTTTGAAGCAGTGGGACCGGAGAAGCTGGCCCGGCTTCATCGGCTGACATCCTCATGGTGCAGGGAACGCGGGGTGAACCCGTCGCGCCGCCGCGTGGACGTCGTGGGCGTTATCCACGACGGCGTGGGGTCACCGCACGTCGAACACCTCCGGGATGTGTGCTGA
- a CDS encoding RNA-binding protein has product MLAEALEHLVRGIVDSPDDVKVSAKNNRRGESLEVRVHQDDLGRVIGRQGRTARALRTVVAALAGGDQVRVDVVDTDRRR; this is encoded by the coding sequence TTGCTGGCAGAAGCGCTCGAACACCTGGTCCGTGGGATTGTTGACAGTCCGGACGATGTCAAGGTCAGTGCCAAGAACAACCGCCGCGGGGAATCCCTCGAGGTGCGTGTTCACCAGGACGATCTCGGCCGGGTAATCGGTCGCCAAGGACGCACCGCACGCGCACTGCGCACGGTGGTTGCGGCTTTGGCCGGTGGCGATCAGGTCAGGGTTGACGTCGTCGACACCGACCGCCGCCGGTAA
- a CDS encoding DUF2469 domain-containing protein: MSAEDLENYETDMELQLYREYRDVVGLFSYVVETERRFYLANHVDLQARSADGEVYFDLTLQDAWVWDVYRSARFVKNVRVITFKDVNVEELPRNEDLALPKDGDLGDLGN; the protein is encoded by the coding sequence ATGAGCGCCGAAGACCTTGAGAACTACGAAACCGACATGGAGCTGCAGCTCTACCGCGAGTACCGGGATGTGGTCGGGCTGTTCAGCTACGTGGTTGAAACGGAACGGCGTTTCTATCTGGCCAATCACGTGGACCTGCAGGCCCGGAGCGCCGATGGTGAAGTCTACTTCGACCTGACCCTCCAGGATGCCTGGGTTTGGGACGTCTACCGTTCTGCGCGCTTCGTCAAGAACGTCCGCGTGATCACGTTCAAGGACGTGAATGTGGAGGAACTTCCCCGCAACGAGGACCTGGCGCTGCCCAAGGATGGCGACCTGGGGGATCTCGGCAACTAG
- the rpsP gene encoding 30S ribosomal protein S16 translates to MAVKIRLKRFGKMRAPYYRIVVMDARAKRDGRAIEEIGKYHPTEEPSYIEVASERAQYWLSVGAQPTEQVAAILKITGDWQKFKGLPGQEGTLKTKAPKEAFVAPEKGSVIIPEAITKKAKKEEAVEAEAETTEAE, encoded by the coding sequence GTGGCCGTAAAGATTCGCCTTAAGCGCTTCGGTAAGATGCGCGCACCGTACTACCGCATTGTCGTCATGGATGCCCGCGCCAAGCGCGACGGCCGTGCCATCGAAGAAATCGGCAAGTACCACCCCACCGAAGAGCCGTCGTACATCGAGGTCGCTTCCGAGCGTGCCCAGTACTGGCTGTCCGTTGGCGCCCAGCCGACCGAGCAGGTTGCCGCGATCCTCAAGATCACCGGTGACTGGCAGAAGTTCAAGGGCCTGCCTGGCCAGGAAGGCACCCTGAAGACCAAGGCTCCGAAGGAAGCTTTCGTGGCTCCGGAGAAGGGTTCCGTCATCATTCCGGAAGCCATCACCAAGAAGGCCAAGAAGGAAGAAGCCGTCGAGGCTGAAGCAGAGACCACCGAGGCTGAGTAA
- the rimM gene encoding ribosome maturation factor RimM (Essential for efficient processing of 16S rRNA): MQLQVARIGKPHGIRGEVTVQVLTDAPAERFVAGTEFVVEPASSGPLTVRSARWNKDILLLGFEEVADRNAAELIRGAKLFIETEDLDEDDDEGWYEHELLGLQARVGSQVVGKVAALNTMPAQDLLVVETGDGKEILIPFVDEIVPEVNIEAGYILITPPAGLFEINDDAEPAEGSAE, encoded by the coding sequence ATGCAGCTCCAGGTGGCCCGGATCGGCAAACCCCACGGCATCCGCGGCGAGGTCACGGTCCAGGTACTGACCGACGCTCCCGCTGAGCGGTTCGTCGCGGGAACAGAGTTCGTAGTGGAGCCGGCCTCCTCCGGACCGTTGACCGTCCGCAGCGCCCGCTGGAACAAGGACATCCTCTTGCTCGGTTTCGAGGAAGTGGCAGACCGCAACGCAGCGGAACTGATCCGCGGAGCCAAGCTCTTCATCGAAACCGAAGACCTTGATGAGGATGACGACGAAGGCTGGTATGAGCACGAACTGCTGGGCCTCCAGGCCAGGGTCGGCTCCCAGGTAGTGGGGAAGGTCGCGGCGCTCAATACGATGCCGGCGCAGGACCTGCTCGTGGTCGAAACCGGAGACGGCAAGGAAATCCTCATTCCGTTCGTGGATGAGATCGTCCCCGAAGTCAACATTGAGGCGGGCTACATCCTCATCACTCCGCCCGCAGGGCTCTTCGAGATCAACGACGACGCCGAACCCGCCGAGGGGTCCGCTGAATGA
- the rplS gene encoding 50S ribosomal protein L19, with amino-acid sequence MHILDSVDAASLRNDVPEFRAGDTLKVHVNIIEGKNSRVQVFQGFVLGRQGDGVRETFTVRKVSFGVGVERTFPVHSPIIDKIEVVTKGDVRRAKLYYMRALRGKAAKIKEKRDFAK; translated from the coding sequence ATGCATATCCTCGATAGCGTAGATGCAGCCTCGCTGCGTAACGATGTTCCGGAGTTCCGCGCGGGCGACACCCTCAAGGTTCACGTCAACATCATCGAAGGCAAGAACTCCCGCGTCCAGGTATTCCAGGGCTTCGTCCTGGGTCGCCAGGGTGACGGCGTTCGCGAAACCTTCACCGTACGCAAGGTTTCCTTCGGTGTCGGCGTAGAGCGTACCTTCCCGGTACACTCCCCGATCATCGACAAGATCGAGGTCGTCACCAAGGGTGACGTCCGCCGCGCCAAGCTTTACTACATGCGCGCACTGCGCGGTAAGGCTGCGAAGATCAAGGAAAAGCGCGACTTCGCCAAGTAA
- the trmD gene encoding tRNA (guanosine(37)-N1)-methyltransferase TrmD → MRIDVVSIFPEYLAPLELSLIGKARQDGILELNVHDLRTFTSDKHRTVDDTPYGGGAGMVMKPEPWARALESVAPDAQKKPVLIVPSPAGERFNQALAYELAEEEHLVFACGRYEGIDERVIDWAHEHFTVRPVSLGDYVLNGGEVAVLAMVEAIGRLLPGVVGNPESLVEESHSDGLLEYPVYTKPSSWREHDVPDVLLSGNHGKIAQWRKHQQFRRTAERRPDLLAGFDASGLSRADRTALADLGYDVVDGRLSPRPGAVPDERS, encoded by the coding sequence ATGAGGATCGACGTCGTCAGTATCTTCCCGGAGTACCTCGCGCCCCTGGAACTCTCGCTCATCGGCAAGGCCCGCCAGGACGGGATCCTGGAACTGAATGTCCACGACCTCCGGACTTTCACCTCCGACAAGCACCGGACAGTGGACGACACCCCTTACGGCGGCGGTGCAGGCATGGTCATGAAGCCCGAGCCGTGGGCCCGGGCGCTGGAGTCCGTGGCCCCGGACGCGCAGAAGAAGCCGGTCCTGATTGTGCCATCCCCGGCCGGAGAGCGTTTCAACCAGGCACTCGCCTACGAGCTCGCCGAGGAGGAGCACCTCGTTTTCGCGTGCGGCCGCTACGAAGGCATTGATGAACGGGTTATCGACTGGGCGCATGAGCATTTCACGGTACGCCCGGTCAGCCTGGGGGACTACGTCCTGAACGGTGGCGAAGTGGCGGTGCTTGCGATGGTGGAAGCAATCGGCCGCTTGTTGCCCGGTGTCGTGGGCAACCCGGAGTCCCTGGTTGAGGAGTCCCACTCCGATGGGCTGCTGGAGTACCCGGTCTACACCAAGCCTTCATCCTGGCGGGAGCATGACGTGCCGGACGTCCTCCTCAGCGGCAACCACGGAAAGATCGCGCAGTGGCGCAAGCACCAGCAGTTCCGCCGCACAGCGGAACGCCGGCCGGACCTCCTTGCCGGTTTTGACGCCTCCGGATTGAGCCGCGCAGACCGAACCGCACTGGCTGACCTGGGCTACGACGTCGTTGACGGGCGCCTGAGCCCCCGCCCTGGTGCCGTCCCGGACGAAAGGTCCTGA
- the lepB gene encoding signal peptidase I, with product MPDRVPENPERHDDDARLLDGTPGTEGATERETGTEGATERETGTEGADDTRASRNARGGKRTQNVAIVWLKEIVTVVAIALVLSFLLKTFLFRAFWIPSESMEATLDVNDRIFINLLVPGPFDVARGDVVVFKDSQGWLTPIEKKPAGPMDWVGDTLEFVGLMADDSEQHLVKRVIGLPGDHVTCCDAGGRVSINGVPLDETYINPAEVPTPDTFDVVVPEGKVWVMGDNRNHSADSRLHQEANGGFINIEDVEGKAEVIAWPISRWSVLDSHSDVFKNVPAGTTGK from the coding sequence ATGCCGGACAGAGTTCCAGAAAATCCCGAGCGGCACGACGACGACGCGCGGCTCTTGGATGGAACCCCCGGCACCGAAGGTGCCACTGAACGGGAAACGGGTACCGAAGGTGCCACTGAACGGGAAACGGGTACCGAAGGTGCCGACGACACCCGGGCTTCGCGTAACGCACGGGGAGGCAAACGCACGCAGAACGTGGCGATTGTGTGGCTCAAGGAAATCGTCACGGTGGTGGCCATCGCGTTGGTGCTGTCTTTCCTCCTGAAGACATTCCTGTTCCGTGCGTTCTGGATTCCGTCCGAGTCGATGGAAGCTACCTTGGACGTCAACGACCGGATCTTCATCAACCTGCTGGTACCGGGGCCCTTCGACGTGGCCCGCGGGGACGTGGTGGTCTTCAAGGACTCCCAGGGGTGGTTGACGCCGATCGAGAAGAAGCCGGCGGGCCCCATGGACTGGGTCGGTGACACCCTTGAGTTCGTTGGCCTCATGGCCGATGACAGCGAACAGCACCTGGTCAAGCGTGTTATTGGACTGCCCGGAGACCATGTGACGTGCTGCGACGCCGGGGGACGGGTGAGCATCAACGGCGTTCCCTTGGACGAGACCTACATCAATCCCGCAGAGGTGCCCACCCCGGACACCTTCGATGTGGTTGTTCCCGAGGGCAAGGTCTGGGTGATGGGGGATAACAGGAACCACTCGGCGGACTCACGCTTGCATCAGGAGGCCAACGGTGGCTTCATCAATATTGAGGATGTGGAGGGCAAAGCGGAAGTCATCGCGTGGCCCATCAGCAGGTGGAGCGTCCTGGACAGCCACTCCGACGTTTTCAAGAATGTACCCGCCGGCACAACAGGTAAGTAG